In Papaver somniferum cultivar HN1 chromosome 1, ASM357369v1, whole genome shotgun sequence, a genomic segment contains:
- the LOC113287926 gene encoding AP-3 complex subunit sigma-like has protein sequence MIEAVVVMNTQGKPRLTKFYNYVPMEKQQEIVRSIYGVLCSRAENVSNFIKADSIFGPETRLVYKHYATLYIVFVFDSSENELAMLDLIQVFVETLDKCFKNVCELDVVFNFSKIHTILNEIIFGGQVLETSSTEVMKAVEEITKLEKASNAITLPRSVSGWQVR, from the exons ATGATAGAGGCGGTGGTGGTGATGAACACACAGGGGAAACCCAGGCTAACGAAATTCTACAATTATGTG CCTATGGAGAAGCAGCAAGAGATTGTACGGAGCATCTATGGAG TCTTGTGTAGTAGAGCTGAGAATGTGAGCAACTTCATTAAAGCTGATTCAATCTTCGGTCCG gAAACTCGACTAGTATACAAGCACTATGCCACGTTGTACATTGTTTTCGTGTTTGATAGCTCTGAGAACGAGCTAGCTATGCTAGATCTTATTCAAG TTTTTGTGGAGACCTTGGACAAGTGCTTCAAGAATGTGTGCGAGCTTGATGTTGTCTTCAATTTTAGCAAG ATTCACACAATTTTGAATGAAATCATATTTGGAGGTCAAGTGCTCGAAACAAGCTCGACAGAAGTTATGAAAGCTGTTGAAGAAATCACCAA GTTGGAGAAGGCGTCA